Proteins encoded within one genomic window of Ammonifex degensii KC4:
- a CDS encoding HD family phosphohydrolase → MVEGKSFWRGLLKEPRIKRVGAALFLFLCLTLLAAFQFFPEGTDLEVGQVAPRTIKAPRAAVFEDKVRTEELRREAQARVPKVYDIDPKVLESIRKDMRDSIEAVIAAAKSPAQGEAARVALVKSSLPFPISDDLAQALLNLPESRLRQLGSYLDTLVTQVMVKGVKQEDLQATKEQLRERIKLLALDPVEERFAQLIIQHTLRPNSFYNPVQTEILQQQAREAVPPVVVTIRPGEKIIGEGEVVTPEHIAKLKAVGLYHSRPSFGTVVGIALMMALLTFAFFYYIYQQHPNVYRDANQLYLISFVVVGVLLLAKFILAVDVQQWPSLGSKLGYAVPVAVVGMLLAVLINSRLAVVAVALTALLVGMLADNQLRFALAGMLTGLAGVYGVAKLHRRRDLVRAGMLTGLTGVGVTWGIELASQTPLAILGPAGLALGILNGLLSTILTNGALPVLEHLGGITSPVRLLELTSPSEPLLKRLAWEAPGTYHHSVMVANLGEAAAEAIGADILTVRAGAYYHDIGKLRRPSFFAENLLGSENPHDRLAPSLSTLIITSHVKDGVEIAREYKLPEKIIEIIEQHHGTSLVSCFYQKALQAEQKGIQEADFRYPGPKPQTREAAIVMLADSVEAAVRSMNHPPPGQIEGLVRRIIKEKLHDGQLDECALTFRDLELIAHAFVHVLTGLFHTRVEYPRVENGKGAMSYDGDSPESAREGEGRERVAVSRQAGG, encoded by the coding sequence GTGGTAGAAGGAAAAAGTTTTTGGCGAGGTCTGCTTAAAGAGCCGAGGATCAAAAGAGTAGGGGCGGCTCTATTTTTATTCCTCTGCCTGACCCTGCTCGCCGCCTTTCAGTTCTTCCCGGAAGGGACGGATCTAGAGGTGGGGCAGGTAGCTCCCCGCACCATCAAAGCGCCGCGGGCTGCCGTTTTCGAGGATAAGGTGCGGACAGAAGAACTGCGCCGGGAAGCGCAGGCTAGGGTGCCCAAGGTTTACGACATCGATCCCAAAGTGCTGGAGTCCATCCGCAAGGACATGCGGGACAGCATCGAAGCTGTCATAGCGGCAGCCAAATCTCCGGCACAGGGGGAGGCGGCCAGGGTGGCACTCGTCAAATCCTCCCTCCCCTTCCCTATTTCCGACGATCTGGCGCAGGCACTTTTGAACCTGCCGGAAAGCCGTTTGCGCCAGTTGGGTAGTTATTTAGACACCTTGGTAACCCAAGTGATGGTGAAAGGGGTGAAGCAGGAGGATCTTCAGGCCACCAAGGAGCAGTTGCGGGAAAGGATAAAGCTTCTGGCCCTTGATCCGGTGGAAGAGCGCTTCGCACAGCTGATCATCCAGCATACCTTGCGCCCCAACTCTTTCTACAACCCGGTGCAAACCGAGATCTTGCAGCAGCAGGCGCGGGAAGCGGTGCCGCCGGTAGTGGTGACCATAAGGCCAGGGGAGAAGATAATCGGCGAGGGGGAAGTAGTAACCCCTGAGCATATTGCCAAGCTCAAGGCTGTAGGGCTTTACCACTCCCGTCCCTCCTTTGGCACGGTGGTAGGTATAGCCCTCATGATGGCCCTCCTTACCTTTGCCTTCTTCTACTACATCTACCAGCAGCACCCGAACGTCTACCGGGACGCCAACCAGCTCTACCTGATAAGCTTTGTCGTGGTAGGGGTACTTTTGCTGGCCAAGTTCATCCTGGCAGTGGATGTACAGCAGTGGCCTAGCTTGGGGTCCAAGCTCGGCTATGCCGTGCCGGTGGCGGTGGTGGGCATGCTGCTGGCCGTCTTAATCAACTCCCGCTTGGCAGTGGTGGCGGTGGCCTTAACCGCCTTGCTCGTAGGCATGCTGGCGGATAACCAGCTGCGCTTTGCCTTGGCCGGCATGCTTACCGGCCTAGCGGGTGTATACGGCGTGGCCAAGCTTCACCGGCGGCGGGATCTGGTCCGGGCCGGCATGCTTACGGGCCTTACTGGCGTGGGAGTTACCTGGGGGATCGAGCTTGCTTCCCAGACACCTCTGGCCATACTGGGTCCGGCTGGGCTGGCACTTGGTATCTTGAATGGGTTGTTAAGCACCATCCTTACCAACGGGGCCCTGCCGGTTCTGGAGCACCTTGGCGGCATAACCTCGCCGGTGCGGTTGCTGGAGCTGACCTCGCCGAGCGAACCTTTGCTTAAGAGACTGGCGTGGGAGGCTCCCGGCACCTATCACCACAGCGTCATGGTGGCCAATCTGGGGGAGGCGGCGGCCGAGGCCATAGGGGCCGATATCTTGACCGTGCGCGCTGGAGCTTATTATCATGACATAGGAAAACTCCGCCGCCCCTCCTTCTTTGCCGAGAACCTGCTGGGAAGCGAGAACCCCCACGATCGTTTGGCTCCCAGCCTTTCCACTCTGATCATTACCTCCCACGTGAAGGACGGGGTGGAGATAGCGCGGGAGTACAAACTGCCGGAAAAGATAATAGAGATCATCGAGCAGCACCACGGTACAAGCCTGGTCAGTTGCTTTTACCAGAAGGCCCTGCAGGCCGAGCAGAAGGGGATACAGGAGGCCGATTTCCGCTATCCCGGCCCTAAGCCGCAGACGCGCGAAGCGGCCATCGTCATGCTGGCGGACTCGGTAGAAGCGGCGGTGCGCTCCATGAACCATCCTCCTCCCGGACAGATAGAGGGGCTGGTGCGGCGCATAATTAAAGAAAAGCTCCACGACGGGCAGCTGGACGAGTGTGCCCTGACCTTCAGGGACTTAGAACTTATCGCACACGCTTTTGTCCACGTGCTAACAGGGCTTTTCCACACGCGGGTCGAATACCCCCGAGTCGAGAACGGAAAAGGGGCAATGAGCTATGACGGTGATAGTCCAGAATCTGCAAGAGAAGGTGAAGGTAGAGAGCGAGTGGCTGTCAGCCGTCAGGCGGGCGGCTGA
- the yqfD gene encoding sporulation protein YqfD, which translates to MALRFFRYLRGYVLLKLEGKKIERFLNMALTRGIKFWDVRYLGKDRVLLRVRWGAVRALRHISRLTSTRLTIQEKMGLPFLIGRLKRRRAFLGGALFFLALIYFLSLFVWRVEVTGAQKLSPAEILKVAAQAGLKPGVLHRQVNGKEVERVLKEQLPQLAWVGVEVRGTQAIIKVVEKKLPEPAAGPAHIVARKAGLIKELLVLEGTPKVKEGDTVLPGQVLIAGEEMVVPQGESELRPVCVRAKGMVKARVWYQGYSEAQLEERGERPTGRKAQSLFLEVGGHRWRLYGSSSPPFGCYRVEEKRHKLSLGRNFSLPVAVEKKVYYEWEPYKLRRTPQEARRLAEERARSYLRACLPEGARLIGEQVEEVKGPKEEGLIRVSVRWEVEEDIGQVKEFTPEGGQEGQINGRNQDPRGGSAGGHGDSGPLRRAPEGHREGHGSTVTFAGRRVCLTR; encoded by the coding sequence ATGGCCTTGCGTTTCTTCCGCTACTTGCGGGGCTATGTTTTGCTTAAGCTGGAAGGCAAAAAAATAGAGCGCTTCCTCAATATGGCCTTGACGCGCGGCATCAAGTTCTGGGACGTCCGCTACTTGGGAAAGGACCGGGTTCTTTTGCGGGTGCGTTGGGGGGCGGTGCGGGCTCTTAGGCACATTTCCCGGCTTACCTCCACCCGCCTCACCATCCAGGAGAAAATGGGGCTCCCTTTTCTCATCGGCCGGTTAAAGAGGCGCCGCGCTTTCTTGGGCGGGGCTCTGTTTTTCCTGGCCCTCATCTATTTCCTTTCCCTTTTCGTTTGGCGGGTGGAGGTGACGGGAGCGCAGAAGCTTTCCCCGGCGGAAATCCTTAAGGTAGCGGCACAGGCAGGGCTTAAGCCTGGGGTCCTGCACCGGCAGGTAAACGGTAAAGAAGTGGAGCGGGTGCTGAAGGAGCAGCTGCCCCAGCTGGCCTGGGTGGGAGTGGAGGTTAGGGGTACGCAGGCCATTATAAAGGTGGTGGAGAAAAAGCTTCCAGAACCGGCAGCCGGACCAGCGCATATAGTGGCCCGCAAGGCGGGGCTCATAAAGGAGCTTTTGGTGCTGGAAGGAACACCTAAAGTTAAAGAGGGAGATACGGTACTGCCGGGGCAGGTGCTGATAGCGGGGGAGGAGATGGTCGTGCCCCAGGGCGAAAGCGAACTCCGCCCGGTTTGCGTCCGGGCCAAGGGGATGGTCAAGGCCCGGGTGTGGTACCAAGGTTACAGTGAGGCGCAACTGGAAGAAAGGGGGGAAAGACCTACGGGCAGGAAGGCACAGAGCCTTTTCCTCGAAGTAGGGGGGCACCGTTGGCGGCTTTACGGGAGTAGCTCTCCTCCCTTCGGCTGCTACCGGGTGGAGGAAAAGAGGCATAAGCTTAGTTTAGGGAGGAATTTCTCCCTTCCCGTGGCGGTCGAAAAAAAGGTATATTATGAGTGGGAGCCTTATAAGCTGAGGCGCACTCCCCAGGAGGCGCGCCGGCTGGCCGAGGAGAGGGCCAGATCTTACCTGCGGGCCTGCCTTCCGGAAGGGGCGCGCCTGATCGGAGAACAAGTGGAAGAGGTAAAAGGGCCCAAGGAAGAGGGGCTTATCCGGGTAAGCGTCAGGTGGGAAGTGGAGGAAGATATCGGCCAAGTTAAGGAGTTCACACCGGAAGGAGGGCAAGAAGGCCAGATAAATGGAAGAAATCAGGATCCCCGTGGAGGATCAGCAGGCGGCCATGGAGATTCTGGGCCGCTTCGACGAGCACCTGAAGGCCATAGAGAAGGCCACGGGAGTACAGTTACTTTTGCGGGGAGGAGAGTTTGTCTTACGCGGTGA
- a CDS encoding PhoH family protein, producing the protein MEILGRFDEHLKAIEKATGVQLLLRGGEFVLRGEPQQVKEGSEVLYRLKDAYRTYGSITMREVNQAIRAAKGAEKDKELVDEILLTTPRGKQVRPKTPGQKRYVDAIRRYDITFAIGPAGTGKTYLAVVMAVIWLRQRRISRIILTRPAVEAGEKLGFLPGRLEEKVDPYLRPLYDSLYDVLGVENTERYLERRIIEIAPLAYMRGRTLEDAFIILDEAQNTTPEQMKMFLTRLGFGSKAVITGDITQIDLPRGQESGLVVAQRILQGIEGISFQYLTGEDTIRHPLVMEIIRAYERAEAEKAKE; encoded by the coding sequence ATGGAGATTCTGGGCCGCTTCGACGAGCACCTGAAGGCCATAGAGAAGGCCACGGGAGTACAGTTACTTTTGCGGGGAGGAGAGTTTGTCTTACGCGGTGAGCCCCAGCAGGTGAAGGAAGGTAGTGAGGTGCTCTACCGCCTGAAGGATGCCTACCGTACTTACGGCAGCATAACCATGCGGGAGGTAAACCAGGCCATAAGAGCGGCCAAAGGAGCAGAAAAAGATAAGGAGCTGGTGGACGAGATCCTGCTCACCACCCCGCGGGGTAAGCAGGTAAGGCCCAAGACGCCGGGTCAGAAGCGCTACGTGGACGCCATAAGGCGTTACGACATCACCTTCGCCATAGGCCCGGCGGGTACAGGGAAAACTTACCTAGCGGTGGTGATGGCGGTCATTTGGCTGCGCCAGAGGCGCATAAGCCGGATAATCCTCACTCGCCCGGCGGTGGAGGCGGGGGAGAAGCTGGGTTTCCTCCCCGGGCGCCTGGAGGAAAAGGTCGATCCCTACCTACGCCCTCTCTACGACAGCCTCTACGATGTGCTGGGGGTAGAGAACACCGAGCGCTACTTGGAAAGGCGGATCATCGAGATAGCGCCCCTGGCCTACATGCGGGGGAGGACGCTGGAGGACGCCTTCATCATCCTGGACGAGGCGCAGAACACCACGCCGGAGCAGATGAAGATGTTCCTCACGCGCTTGGGCTTCGGTTCCAAGGCGGTCATCACAGGAGATATCACCCAGATAGACCTCCCGCGGGGGCAGGAGTCGGGGCTGGTGGTGGCCCAGCGCATCCTTCAGGGTATCGAAGGAATTTCCTTCCAGTACCTCACCGGCGAGGACACCATAAGGCACCCGCTGGTTATGGAGATAATCCGGGCTTACGAGCGGGCGGAGGCAGAGAAGGCCAAGGAGTGA
- the yqfC gene encoding sporulation protein YqfC, which yields MGWREAQERIRRKLASALDLPGEVILNLPKIVLIGNFQVLIENHRGILAYNSETVRVLVETGEVAVRGQDLVLRRILPEELLIEGRIQGIDFT from the coding sequence ATGGGCTGGCGGGAAGCACAGGAAAGGATACGCCGCAAACTGGCCTCGGCCCTGGATTTGCCGGGGGAAGTCATCCTTAACCTCCCTAAGATAGTGCTCATCGGCAACTTCCAGGTCTTAATCGAAAACCACCGCGGTATCTTAGCCTACAACTCGGAGACGGTGCGCGTGCTGGTGGAGACGGGCGAAGTAGCCGTTAGGGGACAAGATCTGGTTCTCCGCCGCATCCTCCCCGAAGAGCTCTTGATCGAAGGCAGGATCCAAGGGATCGACTTTACCTGA
- a CDS encoding integrase core domain-containing protein produces MTLYQQLKRSGNPQAIAQTVASLLTTCSPKEVARIMGCSVRWIYKLRKRLNDSGGNLSGCILPRGPKKRMPNRTPQELEALVVKLAQETNLGPKRLASLLYQSLKIKLSPYTIRNILKRHHIRCRKRKSKTGSRKYWTDVQAFAPFSFWQVDVKHIADKTTLPAAAYSSILKNRLPRYQFTAIDVRTRVRFIAFAYSLSFANGIAFLVLLANWLKTFGLNQTILIQTDNGSEFGGPPNSRKRKLMSLIFSRLDCQLLNIPAGRKEANGYVERSHRTDDEEFYIPYLAGIRSQKDFLISAQRWILYYNYQRPHLGRELNGKTPMEIATSLSHYHPAIGAMPVVVLDHLAPHIFDAYKLSTLPWDYPPKNESPAANETLAQYNLREAGPGT; encoded by the coding sequence ATGACATTATACCAGCAACTTAAGAGGAGCGGAAACCCCCAGGCAATCGCCCAAACCGTGGCCTCCCTCCTCACCACCTGTAGCCCTAAAGAGGTAGCCCGCATAATGGGCTGCTCCGTCCGCTGGATCTATAAACTGCGCAAACGCCTAAACGACTCCGGCGGAAACTTGTCCGGTTGTATCCTCCCTCGCGGCCCCAAAAAAAGAATGCCCAACCGTACCCCTCAAGAACTCGAAGCCCTAGTCGTAAAACTCGCTCAGGAAACTAACCTGGGCCCTAAACGCCTCGCCTCCCTCCTGTACCAAAGCCTTAAAATTAAGCTCTCCCCCTACACCATACGAAATATCCTCAAACGCCACCACATCCGCTGTCGCAAACGTAAAAGCAAAACGGGCTCCCGGAAATACTGGACCGATGTGCAGGCCTTCGCCCCCTTCTCCTTCTGGCAGGTCGATGTAAAGCACATAGCCGATAAGACAACCCTCCCAGCCGCAGCCTACTCCTCTATTCTGAAAAACCGCCTGCCCCGTTACCAGTTCACCGCTATCGATGTCCGAACAAGGGTCCGGTTCATAGCCTTCGCCTACTCCCTCTCTTTCGCCAACGGAATCGCTTTCCTTGTGCTCCTGGCAAACTGGCTTAAAACCTTCGGCCTTAATCAAACAATCCTTATCCAGACCGATAATGGCTCGGAGTTCGGTGGCCCTCCTAACTCGAGAAAGCGTAAACTCATGTCCCTTATCTTCTCTCGCCTTGACTGCCAGCTGCTTAACATACCCGCAGGCAGAAAAGAAGCCAACGGCTATGTAGAAAGATCACACCGCACCGACGATGAAGAGTTCTACATCCCCTACCTGGCAGGTATCAGAAGCCAGAAGGATTTCCTTATCTCTGCCCAGAGGTGGATCCTTTACTACAACTACCAGCGTCCACATCTGGGCCGGGAACTGAACGGGAAAACTCCTATGGAAATAGCGACCTCGCTTTCCCACTACCATCCGGCTATAGGGGCTATGCCGGTGGTAGTCCTGGATCACCTGGCTCCGCACATCTTCGATGCCTACAAACTCTCTACTCTCCCGTGGGATTACCCACCCAAAAATGAAAGCCCCGCTGCGAACGAAACCCTGGCTCAATACAACTTGCGCGAAGCAGGTCCAGGCACCTGA
- the rpsU gene encoding 30S ribosomal protein S21 has product MAEVRVGKNESLDSALRRFKRLCQKAGILAEARRHEYYEKPSARRKKKNEAARRRRSR; this is encoded by the coding sequence ATGGCCGAAGTTCGGGTGGGGAAGAACGAGAGCTTGGATAGCGCTTTGCGCCGGTTTAAGCGCCTGTGCCAGAAGGCCGGCATTCTGGCCGAAGCCCGGCGCCACGAGTATTACGAGAAACCAAGCGCTCGTCGCAAGAAGAAGAACGAAGCCGCGCGCAGGCGGCGTTCACGCTAA
- a CDS encoding IS607 family transposase, producing the protein MSKYRKKRMYRIAEAAVLLGVHKDTLRRWEREGKIKAVWLGRERRFPEEEIRRLLGEANPDTVVLYARVSGHDQKADLQRQVEVLREAYGPKFSNVVVLTDVGSGLSTSRRGLRKAMELARERKIRAVAVTCPDRLTRFGFEYLEEYFSSFGVEVLVLNREEDKSPQQELVEDLLTIVTSFAGKLYGHRSHKVKKLKNEVKEALSRLDTDDQLETP; encoded by the coding sequence ATGTCGAAGTACCGCAAGAAGCGCATGTACCGGATTGCCGAAGCGGCAGTCCTGCTCGGCGTTCACAAAGACACCCTGCGCCGCTGGGAAAGGGAAGGAAAGATCAAAGCCGTCTGGCTCGGGCGAGAGCGCCGCTTCCCCGAAGAAGAGATCCGCCGCCTCTTAGGAGAAGCCAACCCCGACACGGTAGTGCTTTACGCCCGGGTATCGGGCCACGACCAGAAAGCGGATCTCCAGCGGCAGGTAGAGGTATTGAGAGAAGCGTACGGCCCCAAATTCTCTAACGTGGTGGTCCTGACCGACGTCGGTTCCGGCCTCTCGACTTCCCGCAGGGGTTTGAGGAAGGCCATGGAACTGGCCCGGGAGAGAAAGATACGTGCCGTCGCCGTCACCTGTCCCGACAGGCTGACGCGCTTCGGCTTCGAGTACCTGGAAGAGTACTTCTCGAGCTTCGGCGTCGAAGTCCTCGTGCTCAACCGGGAAGAAGACAAAAGCCCGCAGCAGGAACTGGTAGAAGACCTTCTCACCATAGTCACCTCTTTTGCAGGCAAGCTCTACGGGCACAGGTCGCACAAGGTAAAAAAGCTTAAGAATGAGGTGAAGGAGGCACTCTCCCGCCTTGATACTGACGACCAGCTTGAGACTCCCTGA
- a CDS encoding RNA-guided endonuclease InsQ/TnpB family protein has protein sequence MILTTSLRLPDELVEPLKNLTALGLKVQERVLAMYWSPEGLEAVVSSPGKAWKLLDTQLSRPQDVYVPSRAWRCILESAGRILRSMAERKRIFELLLPYFNGKAKDAAKELYGLLKKDGEGEKFGYLFNVAEAVANFYAEHERLPKDFFELQKKPEPKKFTFTTSPDDGPEKGQVVRYECDGKVLRGRVKLPNSPEPRKEEDWRWFSFEAELPEKLREKLAQGGKLCAPDLRLKVKPSGKLVALLDVKVEVPEKTPSGEKDRALGVDWGLRKLVTGTVVSKEGQLTPPFFVFWQALKGKLLRIREEISRLQKTRDRYERKSPEWKEYNRMIASAWQKYHRIQHQLAHQVSSLLVLLAKACSCRYIFVEWLLTLRGEKGRSKDLNWWVTTTVRGLLFRLLRYKARLLGIRVIPVPPGGTSTVCPRCLKEGKHVKSPGEPEEKDSGSWFVCPSCGYSADRDYVGSLNVGRTGFKLERPLTYTVCQAAAEPFPSQGALEAMTFTTLGYVKSVFVANFNALTRLLNSAVLPSIT, from the coding sequence TTGATACTGACGACCAGCTTGAGACTCCCTGATGAACTGGTCGAGCCCTTGAAGAACCTCACCGCCCTGGGACTCAAAGTCCAGGAGCGGGTGCTGGCGATGTACTGGTCGCCTGAAGGCCTGGAAGCCGTGGTCTCTTCCCCTGGCAAGGCGTGGAAGCTTTTAGACACACAGCTTTCCCGCCCGCAGGATGTCTACGTCCCCAGCCGCGCGTGGCGCTGCATCCTGGAGTCGGCAGGGCGCATCCTGCGCTCCATGGCCGAGAGAAAACGCATCTTCGAGCTCCTCCTGCCCTACTTCAACGGCAAGGCCAAAGACGCCGCGAAGGAGCTTTACGGCCTGCTCAAAAAAGACGGGGAAGGGGAGAAGTTCGGGTATCTCTTCAACGTGGCCGAGGCTGTGGCCAACTTCTACGCCGAGCACGAGAGGCTTCCTAAAGACTTCTTCGAACTCCAGAAAAAGCCCGAGCCTAAAAAGTTCACCTTCACGACTTCCCCGGACGACGGTCCTGAGAAAGGGCAGGTGGTGAGGTACGAGTGCGACGGGAAAGTCCTGCGGGGCCGGGTGAAGCTTCCGAACTCTCCCGAGCCCAGGAAGGAAGAAGACTGGCGGTGGTTCTCCTTCGAGGCCGAACTCCCGGAGAAGCTCCGGGAGAAGCTGGCTCAGGGAGGAAAGCTCTGTGCCCCTGACCTGAGGCTCAAGGTCAAGCCTTCGGGCAAGCTCGTCGCCCTCCTCGATGTCAAGGTGGAGGTGCCGGAAAAGACGCCTTCAGGTGAAAAAGACCGGGCGCTGGGGGTCGACTGGGGCCTGAGGAAGCTCGTGACCGGCACCGTGGTCTCGAAAGAAGGACAGCTCACCCCTCCCTTCTTCGTCTTCTGGCAGGCCTTAAAAGGCAAGCTCCTCCGCATCCGGGAGGAGATAAGCCGGCTGCAGAAAACACGCGACCGGTATGAGAGGAAAAGCCCGGAGTGGAAGGAGTACAACCGGATGATAGCCTCTGCCTGGCAGAAGTACCACCGGATACAGCACCAGCTCGCCCACCAGGTGTCGAGCCTCTTAGTGCTCTTAGCTAAGGCATGCAGTTGCCGGTACATCTTTGTCGAGTGGCTTCTCACCCTGCGTGGGGAGAAGGGAAGGTCGAAGGACCTCAACTGGTGGGTGACCACCACGGTGAGGGGGCTCCTCTTCAGGCTTCTGAGGTATAAAGCAAGACTCCTAGGGATCAGGGTCATACCGGTTCCTCCGGGCGGCACGAGCACCGTTTGCCCCAGATGCCTGAAGGAAGGCAAGCACGTCAAGTCGCCGGGGGAGCCTGAGGAGAAGGACTCCGGTTCCTGGTTTGTCTGTCCTTCCTGCGGGTACAGCGCCGACCGGGACTACGTGGGGAGCCTCAACGTCGGGAGGACGGGCTTTAAGCTTGAAAGGCCGCTGACCTACACGGTCTGTCAGGCCGCGGCGGAGCCGTTCCCGTCGCAGGGAGCCCTTGAGGCGATGACCTTCACCACGCTGGGGTACGTCAAAAGCGTCTTCGTGGCCAACTTCAACGCGCTGACCAGACTCCTGAATTCCGCAGTCTTACCTAGCATAACCTAG